One Papio anubis isolate 15944 chromosome 9, Panubis1.0, whole genome shotgun sequence genomic window carries:
- the RNF41 gene encoding E3 ubiquitin-protein ligase NRDP1 isoform X3: MGYDVTRFQGDVDEDLICPICSGVLEEPVQAPHCEHAFCNACITQWFSQQQTCPVDRSVVTVAHLRPVPRIMRNMLSKLQIACDNAVFGCSAVVRLDNLMSHLSDCEHNPKRPVTCEQGCGLEMPKDELPNHNCIKHLRSVVQQQQTRIAELEKTSAEHKHQLAEQKRDIQLLKAYMRAIRSVNPNLQNLEETIEYNEILEWVNSLQPARVTRWGGMISTPDAVLQAVIKRSLVESGCPASIVNELIENAHERSWPQGLATLETRQMNRRYYENYVAKRIPGKQAVVVMACENQHMGDDMVQEPGLVMIFAHGVEEI, from the exons ATGGGGTATGATGTAACCCGTTTCCAGGGGGATGTTGACGAAGATCTTATCTGCCCTATTTGCAGTGGAGTCTTGGAGGAGCCAGTACAG GCACCTCATTGTGAACATGCTTTCTGCAACGCCTGCATCACCCAGTGGTTCTCTCAGCAACAGACATGTCCAGTGGACCGTAGTGTTGTGACGGTCGCCCATCTGCGCCCGGTACCTCGGATCATGCGGAACATGCTGTCAAAGCTGCAGATTGCCTGTGACAACGCTGTGTTTGGCTGTAGTGCCGTTGTCCGGCTTGACAACCTCATGTCTCACCTCAGCGACTGTGAGCACAACCCGAAACGGCCTGTGACCTGTGAACAGGGCTGTGG CCTGGAGATGCCCAAAGATGAGCTGCCCAACCATAACTGCATTAAGCACCTGCGCTCAGTGGTACAGCAGCAGCAGACACGCATCGCAGAGCTGGAGAAGACGTCAGCTGAACACAAACACCAGCTGGCGGAGCAG AAGCGAGACATCCAGCTGCTAAAGGCATACATGCGTGCAATCCGCAGTGTCAACCCCAACCTTCAGAACCTGGAGGAGACAATTGAATACAACGAGATCCTAGA GTGGGTGAACTCCCTTCAGCCAGCAAGAGTGACCCGCTGGGGAGGGATGATCTCGACTCCTGATGCCGTGCTCCAGGCTGTAATCAAGCGCTCCCTGGTGGAGAGTGGCTGTCCTGCTTCTATTGTCAACGAGCTGATTGAAAATGCCCATGAGCGTAGCTGGCCCCAGGGTCTGGCCACACTAGAGACTAGACAGATGAACCGACGCTACTATGAGAACTACGTGGCCAAGCGCATCCCTGGCAAGCAGGCTGTTGTCGTGATGGCCTGTGAGAACCAACATATGGGTGATGACATGGTGCAGGAGCCAGGCCTTGTCATGATATTTGCTCATGGCGTGGAAGAGATATAG
- the RNF41 gene encoding E3 ubiquitin-protein ligase NRDP1 isoform X2, with protein sequence MQPCTLHFDVKAATFNRSFLCQPCQTRVSCIILGQVRGEAHDYQAPHCEHAFCNACITQWFSQQQTCPVDRSVVTVAHLRPVPRIMRNMLSKLQIACDNAVFGCSAVVRLDNLMSHLSDCEHNPKRPVTCEQGCGLEMPKDELPNHNCIKHLRSVVQQQQTRIAELEKTSAEHKHQLAEQKRDIQLLKAYMRAIRSVNPNLQNLEETIEYNEILEWVNSLQPARVTRWGGMISTPDAVLQAVIKRSLVESGCPASIVNELIENAHERSWPQGLATLETRQMNRRYYENYVAKRIPGKQAVVVMACENQHMGDDMVQEPGLVMIFAHGVEEI encoded by the exons ATGCAGCCATGCACTCTGCATTTTGATGTGAAAGCTGCCACCTTCAATAGGTCATTTCTCTGCCAGCCTTGCCAGACCAGAGTCAGTTGTATCATCCTGGGGCAAGTACGAGGAGAAGCTCACGATTACCAG GCACCTCATTGTGAACATGCTTTCTGCAACGCCTGCATCACCCAGTGGTTCTCTCAGCAACAGACATGTCCAGTGGACCGTAGTGTTGTGACGGTCGCCCATCTGCGCCCGGTACCTCGGATCATGCGGAACATGCTGTCAAAGCTGCAGATTGCCTGTGACAACGCTGTGTTTGGCTGTAGTGCCGTTGTCCGGCTTGACAACCTCATGTCTCACCTCAGCGACTGTGAGCACAACCCGAAACGGCCTGTGACCTGTGAACAGGGCTGTGG CCTGGAGATGCCCAAAGATGAGCTGCCCAACCATAACTGCATTAAGCACCTGCGCTCAGTGGTACAGCAGCAGCAGACACGCATCGCAGAGCTGGAGAAGACGTCAGCTGAACACAAACACCAGCTGGCGGAGCAG AAGCGAGACATCCAGCTGCTAAAGGCATACATGCGTGCAATCCGCAGTGTCAACCCCAACCTTCAGAACCTGGAGGAGACAATTGAATACAACGAGATCCTAGA GTGGGTGAACTCCCTTCAGCCAGCAAGAGTGACCCGCTGGGGAGGGATGATCTCGACTCCTGATGCCGTGCTCCAGGCTGTAATCAAGCGCTCCCTGGTGGAGAGTGGCTGTCCTGCTTCTATTGTCAACGAGCTGATTGAAAATGCCCATGAGCGTAGCTGGCCCCAGGGTCTGGCCACACTAGAGACTAGACAGATGAACCGACGCTACTATGAGAACTACGTGGCCAAGCGCATCCCTGGCAAGCAGGCTGTTGTCGTGATGGCCTGTGAGAACCAACATATGGGTGATGACATGGTGCAGGAGCCAGGCCTTGTCATGATATTTGCTCATGGCGTGGAAGAGATATAG
- the RNF41 gene encoding E3 ubiquitin-protein ligase NRDP1 isoform X4, whose protein sequence is MRNMLSKLQIACDNAVFGCSAVVRLDNLMSHLSDCEHNPKRPVTCEQGCGLEMPKDELPNHNCIKHLRSVVQQQQTRIAELEKTSAEHKHQLAEQKRDIQLLKAYMRAIRSVNPNLQNLEETIEYNEILEWVNSLQPARVTRWGGMISTPDAVLQAVIKRSLVESGCPASIVNELIENAHERSWPQGLATLETRQMNRRYYENYVAKRIPGKQAVVVMACENQHMGDDMVQEPGLVMIFAHGVEEI, encoded by the exons ATGCGGAACATGCTGTCAAAGCTGCAGATTGCCTGTGACAACGCTGTGTTTGGCTGTAGTGCCGTTGTCCGGCTTGACAACCTCATGTCTCACCTCAGCGACTGTGAGCACAACCCGAAACGGCCTGTGACCTGTGAACAGGGCTGTGG CCTGGAGATGCCCAAAGATGAGCTGCCCAACCATAACTGCATTAAGCACCTGCGCTCAGTGGTACAGCAGCAGCAGACACGCATCGCAGAGCTGGAGAAGACGTCAGCTGAACACAAACACCAGCTGGCGGAGCAG AAGCGAGACATCCAGCTGCTAAAGGCATACATGCGTGCAATCCGCAGTGTCAACCCCAACCTTCAGAACCTGGAGGAGACAATTGAATACAACGAGATCCTAGA GTGGGTGAACTCCCTTCAGCCAGCAAGAGTGACCCGCTGGGGAGGGATGATCTCGACTCCTGATGCCGTGCTCCAGGCTGTAATCAAGCGCTCCCTGGTGGAGAGTGGCTGTCCTGCTTCTATTGTCAACGAGCTGATTGAAAATGCCCATGAGCGTAGCTGGCCCCAGGGTCTGGCCACACTAGAGACTAGACAGATGAACCGACGCTACTATGAGAACTACGTGGCCAAGCGCATCCCTGGCAAGCAGGCTGTTGTCGTGATGGCCTGTGAGAACCAACATATGGGTGATGACATGGTGCAGGAGCCAGGCCTTGTCATGATATTTGCTCATGGCGTGGAAGAGATATAG
- the RNF41 gene encoding E3 ubiquitin-protein ligase NRDP1 isoform X1: MGYDVTRFQGDVDEDLICPICSGVLEEPVQPCQTRVSCIILGQVRGEAHDYQAPHCEHAFCNACITQWFSQQQTCPVDRSVVTVAHLRPVPRIMRNMLSKLQIACDNAVFGCSAVVRLDNLMSHLSDCEHNPKRPVTCEQGCGLEMPKDELPNHNCIKHLRSVVQQQQTRIAELEKTSAEHKHQLAEQKRDIQLLKAYMRAIRSVNPNLQNLEETIEYNEILEWVNSLQPARVTRWGGMISTPDAVLQAVIKRSLVESGCPASIVNELIENAHERSWPQGLATLETRQMNRRYYENYVAKRIPGKQAVVVMACENQHMGDDMVQEPGLVMIFAHGVEEI; encoded by the exons ATGGGGTATGATGTAACCCGTTTCCAGGGGGATGTTGACGAAGATCTTATCTGCCCTATTTGCAGTGGAGTCTTGGAGGAGCCAGTACAG CCTTGCCAGACCAGAGTCAGTTGTATCATCCTGGGGCAAGTACGAGGAGAAGCTCACGATTACCAG GCACCTCATTGTGAACATGCTTTCTGCAACGCCTGCATCACCCAGTGGTTCTCTCAGCAACAGACATGTCCAGTGGACCGTAGTGTTGTGACGGTCGCCCATCTGCGCCCGGTACCTCGGATCATGCGGAACATGCTGTCAAAGCTGCAGATTGCCTGTGACAACGCTGTGTTTGGCTGTAGTGCCGTTGTCCGGCTTGACAACCTCATGTCTCACCTCAGCGACTGTGAGCACAACCCGAAACGGCCTGTGACCTGTGAACAGGGCTGTGG CCTGGAGATGCCCAAAGATGAGCTGCCCAACCATAACTGCATTAAGCACCTGCGCTCAGTGGTACAGCAGCAGCAGACACGCATCGCAGAGCTGGAGAAGACGTCAGCTGAACACAAACACCAGCTGGCGGAGCAG AAGCGAGACATCCAGCTGCTAAAGGCATACATGCGTGCAATCCGCAGTGTCAACCCCAACCTTCAGAACCTGGAGGAGACAATTGAATACAACGAGATCCTAGA GTGGGTGAACTCCCTTCAGCCAGCAAGAGTGACCCGCTGGGGAGGGATGATCTCGACTCCTGATGCCGTGCTCCAGGCTGTAATCAAGCGCTCCCTGGTGGAGAGTGGCTGTCCTGCTTCTATTGTCAACGAGCTGATTGAAAATGCCCATGAGCGTAGCTGGCCCCAGGGTCTGGCCACACTAGAGACTAGACAGATGAACCGACGCTACTATGAGAACTACGTGGCCAAGCGCATCCCTGGCAAGCAGGCTGTTGTCGTGATGGCCTGTGAGAACCAACATATGGGTGATGACATGGTGCAGGAGCCAGGCCTTGTCATGATATTTGCTCATGGCGTGGAAGAGATATAG